From Carya illinoinensis cultivar Pawnee chromosome 5, C.illinoinensisPawnee_v1, whole genome shotgun sequence, one genomic window encodes:
- the LOC122311163 gene encoding auxin-responsive protein SAUR50-like: protein MAIKKSNKLPQTALLKQILKRCSSLGKKHGYDEDGLPLDVPKGHFAVYVGEKRSRYIVPISFLTHPEFQCLLRQAEEEFGFDHDMGLTIPCEEVVFRSLTSMLR, encoded by the coding sequence ATGGCCATTAAAAAGTCTAATAAACTCCCTCAAACTGCACTTCTCAAGCAAATCCTCAAAAGATGTTCGAGCTTGGGAAAGAAACATGGCTACGACGAGGATGGCCTTCCGCTGGACGTCCCAAAAGGTCATTTTGCTGTCTATGTTGGCGAAAAGAGAAGTAGGTACATTGTCCCAATTTCATTCTTGACTCACCCTGAGTTCCAATGTCTCCTCCGCCAAGCTGAAGAAGAATTCGGCTTCGATCACGATATGGGCCTCACCATTCCCTGCGAAGAAGTCGTTTTCCGCTCTCTAACCTCCAtgctaagatga
- the LOC122311164 gene encoding auxin-responsive protein SAUR23-like, protein MAIRLAAILKAKHILRRSNSFAKQAASMSLDVPKGCFAVYVGEGEKKRFVIPVSFLNQPSFQELLSKAEEEFGFDHPMGGLTIPCSEDIFVDLTCRLHELL, encoded by the coding sequence ATGGCTATTCGTTTGGCTGCTATTTTAAAAGCTAAGCACATTCTCCGACGATCAAACTCGTTTGCAAAGCAAGCGGCTTCCATGTCTTTAGATGTTCCGAAAGGCTGTTTTGCAGTATATGTTGGGGAGGGCGAAAAGAAGAGATTTGTGATTCCAGTATCATTTCTGAACCAGCCTTCATTTCAAGAACTGCTAAGCAAAGCCGAGGAAGAATTTGGCTTTGATCATCCCATGGGTGGTCTCACAATTCCCTGTAGCGAAGATATCTTTGTTGATCTCACTTGTCGCTTGCATGAATTGTTGTAA
- the LOC122311165 gene encoding auxin-responsive protein SAUR23-like, protein MAIRFPSILHAKHILRRSNSFAKQAASTSLDVPKGYFAVYVGKSEMKRFVVPISLLNHPSFQELLNKAEEEYGFDHPMGGLTIPCSEDIFIDLTCRLHEL, encoded by the coding sequence ATGGCGATTCGTTTTCCCAGTATTTTGCATGCTAAGCACATTCTCCGCCGATCAAACTCGTTTGCAAAGCAAGCAGCTTCAACATCTTTAGATGTTCCAAAAGGCTACTTTGCAGTATATGTTGGAAAGAGTGAAATGAAGAGATTTGTAGTTCCGATATCACTCCTGAACCACCCTTCATTTCAAGAATTGCTAAATAAGGCTGAGGAAGAATATGGCTTCGATCATCCAATGGGTGGTCTCACAATTCCCTGCAGTGAAGACATCTTCATTGATCTCACATGTCGCTTACATGAACTGTGA
- the LOC122311166 gene encoding auxin-responsive protein SAUR21-like, whose protein sequence is MTIRVPAIMHVKQLLRRSVLSSKEAASTAKNVPKGYFAVYVGEDQKKRFILPISYLNEPSFQKLLHKAEEEFGFDHPMGALTIPCREEVFINFTSGVNRS, encoded by the coding sequence ATGACTATCCGAGTTCCAGCCATCATGCATGTTAAGCAGCTTCTCCGCCGGTCTGTTTTAAGCAGTAAAGAAGCAGCTTCCACGGCTAAAAATGTTCCGAAAGGCTACTTTGCAGTCTATGTTGGAGAGGACCAGAAGAAGCGGTTCATTCTACCTATATCATACCTTAATGAACCTTCATTTCAGAAATTGCTACATAAGGCAGAGGAAGAATTTGGGTTCGATCATCCAATGGGTGCTCTAACAATTCCTTGCAGGGAAGAGGTCTTTATCAACTTCACGTCTGGCGTAAACAGATCGTGA